The genomic window atctttagttatataaataatatattatataaatatattatataaatatattatataaatatatgctttaaaatctgaaaaagaaaagaagaaaaagaggaagaaacaggggagaaagagaaggagagaataGAATTTTCTCTGTTCTAATAACAGTAAGtcagaagaagaaaagatgtGAGATTTGTGAGATCTCAATGTATAATTGCATGAACAAGAGTGCAAATTTCTAGAGAGTTAATAGtcatctaaaaaattgatgaaagtttgaagagaaaaatgtttagttTTTCCTTTTCGCacacaaaatgaatattacattatctgatcaaaaattctgaaagattgtaaattgttcaattatttacattctatAACCAATgtgaataaatagaattagtATAATGAATTGCACAATTCTTAATATGTAAGCTGTTAGgcctatataaaattcttttagcagaaaatgcaaaataatgcaCATTCTATCAActgtacaaatttttcataattgtaaATCCAATtcgcattataaaattatctttattctaTACCAAATGTATTTGTCTCCTCCACGGCCAACAGCAACTTTTCGTATAAAATCTCGGGCGTAGGATAAGGTGGAAGATCCAAGCGATTAAAACATGTATGAGCCCTGAAACAAGTAAAGACAATAATGCAGTAAAGGTGGCGGCAAACGCAGGGGAAGAGAGGatgtatttttccaaaaaaaaaaaaaagaagaaagcgaGAAAAAGTAGGTACATAGGGTGATCATTGCTAGCGCGAATTAAAAGAGAATCATGTTTACCTTGGTAAACTGTTTGGCCTGCCCCATTTCTCGATGCAGAATTTCCTCGGTCCCGTGGATCCTCGCAAAGCCGCGAACCCCTCGTAAGGTATACTTGAAGTGCCAGTAACAAATTGCAATAATCTTAAACGTTGTTCGTTGCTAAATCGGCTTATGCTGCTCCAGAACCATTCCACTACCGGATGCGCATCGTGATAACCACTTCTATATTCGGTATGCGTTCGCCAATCGTTAAGATCGATTTCAGCAGCACCCGCGATAACTAGCTCCAATTCGCGAGCATCGAAAACGGATACTAAACGTGGATCCACCACTTCGTAAAAGCCACGAACCAGTGATTCTGTTTGTTCAGCAACGCCACGTTCAAGACGCCAACGTACTACTCTCGAGATACTCCTTCTTATTCTTTTCAGTGACCGCAATATTTCTCCCACCTGGTTTCAACTCGCGCTCGGCGACTCGCCCCAAAAGTTCCTCCGTTACTGAAAAAGTTAATTCTAATGGCTCGATACTGATGTCTTTTTCTTTGATCCACATTAGACTTTGATGAAACTCTTGATCTAAACTTTCCAAATCGCTCAAACTCGCCGGTATCCTTAAAAGGGCCTTATAAAACGGCCTCGTGAAGAATGCATCAAGCAGATACTGATGAACTAATGCTAAACCCAAAACTCTGCCAGAAAATCTGAACCAATCGTGATAATTGTCCACAAAAGCTGACATTGGCGACATTTGCACTGTATAAGTATCGTTGGCTGAATATTCAAACAATCCATAATAAGGATTGAATAATTCGCGcgataaatgaaagaaaaattctcgGGACGGTCCGCCGTAATCCAGCCCTTCTTCGTGATCAAAAATGACTACCAGTTTACCTTTCTGCAAATCCTTCTTCGATGCGGCCATTATGCGCGTAAAAGCATCTTCGAGTAAATGTTCTCTCCTGATGTGTAATctatatggatatatataacatgtgaGAAAACTATTCGAAAATTTCTGTATGTATTTACGAATACGTGTATACTTGAGATATGTACGTGCGAGACGTACTTTAATTTACCCGGTCCTTGCCCATAACCTTTGCTTTCCAATTTTCGGTAAAATGTTCGAAGCTTTGCTTCAAAGTCTCTTCTGTATGGTGCTGGAGCTCTAGCGGAAGCTCTTGTCAGTCCAGGTGATGCATGTGGGCTGCCAAGTGGAGATCTACCCATACTACCAGGTACATATGACATTATTTCTTGCTCGAACAAACTGCAATAACAATAATGAGATGTTACacaatatatagtaaaaaaaaaaaaaaaaaagtgtatatggtaatatatatgcatatgtattatataaataaaaaatatacaattgaatATATCACTTTCCTACCTTAGCAATAATGCTAAAGGGACATCGTGACCCCATCTTTGTAATGCTGCAGTTCCTTCGACTCTTATAGTATTAATCTTTTCACGAAGCGCAATATTCTGTCCTACTGCGGAATGTCTTTCTTTTAGAATATCCATTATATTAGGCTGACGTAGAAAAGCGACTACTTTGTCGTTGTAGGCCACGGGTATATCGGGAGTAGCAGTTACAGATGCTTGCTGTGGTCTAGGCGGTGGAACGGGAGCTTCGTCCAATAACGCACGTGCATGAGCAGCTTCCGTAGGTAACCGTGGATCGATGAAAGATGTAGCTTTTCTAGCGTGACATATGaaaaatctctaaaattaaaaaacgcttagttttttaataacttctgATGAGCTATATGTGTGctgcctctctctttttgtcttccaagagaattatattttgtgtataatgTGATGAAAAACTTACTTTACCCGTCCTATCAAGCTTTGATTCGTATCCTCTTGGGAGTTCTTTGCTTGAATCggcaaaaaaattgattaaggCGACTAAATCCCTATTGTGTTCGTATCTTGGAAAAACTATCGGATCTCTTCTAACCCTGCTGACCATATGTTTTAAACTTGGATTACGATTGTATAACTCCATAGCGTCTGCATTGGTATGTAACACAGTAAAAAAATCGGGCCGTGTTAAAAATAACACTGGCGGTATTGTAGCAATGTCGAATGGTTCGCATTCGCTCCTGTCAGTACGAGATTCATTCTGTCGTTCAATGTTCTCAAAAGGATTGCCATTTGAATTGTTAACTTCCCGATCAATATTATCGGGGCGTGAAATAGTTCGCCGTACACTCTGATAACGCCTGTCCAATTGTTGTCTTCGTAGATCACAGCCAGTGTTATGTGTCGTCAAGTTTGGTCTCTGCCACGTCGTAGTACGATTAATATGATCTATGTAAAACACTCGACCATGACTATCTATCCTCGCTTCCCATGCTAAAACgtacataaaaatagattagtTAATTAATCGAAATCACAAGGGAAGAGctttataaatagtaatacaTTACAGCATTAAAgcataaaaactattatattaattggcTTACATGGAGGCAAAGGTTCTTCTGATGATAAAGATACATTTGATGTTTGGCATACAGGTAATGGACATAAAGGTTTGGGTCGATGCGTTGGCGTAGGCGGACATTCCAATTGTGCCGAATCTGGTCTCTCTCGTTGTCTGTGCGATCTCGGAGAGCTCAATAACGCAATACTCTTTGTAACCGCTGTTCTCAActggagaaaaaaagtttaaataataaaaatatctaatcttttatatgtacaaaagtATACATTGTGTGTAATAACCAAATGATATGATAATCTTTTAACCTTAAGATTCGAAGCTT from Cataglyphis hispanica isolate Lineage 1 chromosome 16, ULB_Chis1_1.0, whole genome shotgun sequence includes these protein-coding regions:
- the LOC126855498 gene encoding LOW QUALITY PROTEIN: E3 ubiquitin-protein ligase HECW2 (The sequence of the model RefSeq protein was modified relative to this genomic sequence to represent the inferred CDS: inserted 2 bases in 1 codon) — its product is MPSETNAMGSISKQKEDNEKSNEQSITLMTLNTTSPESSVSTKQLDNDLANVNSDKVSTSDHQIKIKSLNSTEDTLSSTSSITTNDSLDSICPKNKIIDSEHDNKNISSKIIETNTSILVKQTDENNDANTTCNNIIENSSQKSISLAHKNLSRKKCLLTENIPEISSTSELTICSDDFLNGKAYNCEKSHNIVEIEECDHEPNARNLCNNDDNDDDSDNDNDDVALNAKHKVVKETALLHTCKQLSLEYNDSATNYNSLTNMLLKTSSDNTKDSNIDCDINLSTDELTFPPSHKSKKKLSNLQNASSTSADYNDAIDAKVSLNLLENNNKSSLENIIDGNESSISSELVCKEMAMSQRCTSSCYNDSASTSKPFKLPILNKMSNTANIQQSEVEENAVALVASSFTEQNQLEVVRCLDLEPRSSNSSEESNSDLESHHASTSHGDIKKRQCRPNGIITKEGVEYYQLWRSTGGHSFPESLYETLYPMPPPLPPRAAHRPLHRSNALPSGAPELPKRPQRQPLLPQDCFGFEIVDVDEASNLKLRTAVTKSIALLSSPRSHRQRERPDSAQLECPPTPTHRPKPLCPLPVCQTSNVSLSSEEPLPPSWEARIDSHGRVFYIDHINRTTTWQRPNLTTHNTGCDLRRQQLDRRYQSVRRTISRPDNIDREVNNSNGNPFENIERQNESRTDRSECEPFDIATIPPVLFLTRPDFFTVLHTNADAMELYNRNPSLKHMVSRVRRDPIVFPRYEHNRDLVALINFFADSSKELPRGYESKLDRTGKRFFICHARKATSFIDPRLPTEAAHARALLDEAPVPPPRPQQASVTATPDIPVAYNDKVVAFLRQPNIMDILKERHSAVGQNIALREKINTIRVEGTAALQRWGHDVPLALLLSLFEQEIMSYVPGSMGRSPLGSPHASPGLTRASARAPAPYRRDFEAKLRTFYRKLESKGYGQGPGKLKLHIRREHLLEDAFTRIMAASKKDLQKGKLVVIFDHEEGLDYGGPSREFFFHLSRELFNPYYGLFEYSANDTYTVQMSPMSAFVDNYHDWFRFSGRVLGLALVHQYLLDAFFTRPFYKALLRIPASLSDLESLDQEFHQSLMWIKEKDISIEPLELTFSVTEELLGRVAERELKPGGRNIAVTEKNKKEYLXRVVRWRLERGVAEQTESLVRGFYEVVDPRLVSVFDARELELVIAGAAEIDLNDWRTHTEYRSGYHDAHPVVEWFWSSISRFSNEQRLRLLQFVTGTSSIPYEGFAALRGSTGPRKFCIEKWGRPNSLPRAHTCFNRLDLPPYPTPEILYEKLLLAVEETNTFGIE